A genomic segment from Arcobacter acticola encodes:
- the rplC gene encoding 50S ribosomal protein L3 — MEFIVQKIGMSRTVSVPSTPVTLLKVLDTKVCEVTDGVAIVSYSNGKKFNKAIEGIQKKYNLSKEFNRFATMTVANAEAGDLDVSGLSEAQILKTTFKTKGRGFTGAVKRWNFAGGRASHGHRMGRRVGSIGNCEWPGRVQPGKKMPGQYGNTNVSVKNDVISFDAETGILVLKGSVSGPNGALGKVKVAK; from the coding sequence ATGGAATTTATAGTTCAAAAAATCGGTATGAGTAGAACAGTTTCTGTTCCAAGTACTCCTGTTACACTTTTAAAAGTTCTTGATACTAAAGTGTGTGAAGTGACTGACGGTGTAGCAATTGTATCGTATAGCAATGGTAAAAAATTTAACAAAGCTATCGAAGGTATACAAAAAAAATATAACTTATCTAAAGAGTTTAACAGATTTGCAACAATGACTGTAGCAAATGCTGAAGCTGGTGATTTAGATGTTTCTGGATTAAGTGAAGCGCAAATCTTAAAAACAACTTTTAAAACAAAAGGTAGAGGGTTTACTGGAGCGGTTAAAAGATGGAATTTTGCAGGTGGTAGAGCATCTCACGGACACAGAATGGGTAGAAGAGTTGGTTCAATCGGTAACTGCGAATGGCCAGGTAGAGTTCAGCCAGGTAAGAAAATGCCAGGGCAATACGGAAATACAAATGTATCTGTGAAAAATGATGTTATTTCATTTGACGCTGAAACTGGAATTTTAGTTCTTAAAGGTTCAGTATCTGGTCCAAACGGAGCATTAGGAAAAGTAAAGGTTGCTAAATGA
- the rplD gene encoding 50S ribosomal protein L4 encodes MSKAIVLNEKFENNGEVVLPASYEEINKHNLYLYVKSYLAALRSNTARAKTRAEVSGGGKKPKAQKGSGGARWGSKRSPLFVGGGQAFGPTKRNYNQKVNKKQKALALKYAINAQANNSTLFVVDSIKIESGKTKEAVAVLSKLNKRDTLIVCDMIDEKTYLAFRNIKNCYMVEKQEVNAYLIAAYHSVLIEKSVLDALTKEA; translated from the coding sequence ATGAGCAAAGCAATAGTATTAAATGAAAAATTTGAAAATAATGGTGAAGTAGTTTTACCAGCTAGTTATGAAGAAATTAACAAACATAATTTATATTTATATGTTAAATCTTACTTAGCAGCATTAAGATCAAATACAGCAAGAGCAAAAACAAGAGCAGAAGTAAGCGGTGGTGGTAAAAAACCTAAAGCTCAAAAAGGTTCTGGTGGAGCTAGATGGGGTTCAAAAAGATCTCCTTTATTCGTTGGTGGGGGTCAAGCATTTGGACCTACTAAAAGAAACTATAACCAAAAAGTTAACAAAAAACAAAAAGCATTAGCATTAAAATATGCTATCAATGCTCAAGCAAACAACAGTACGTTATTTGTTGTTGATTCAATTAAAATTGAATCTGGTAAAACTAAAGAGGCAGTTGCAGTTTTAAGTAAATTAAACAAAAGAGATACATTAATTGTATGTGATATGATTGATGAAAAAACTTACTTAGCGTTTAGAAATATTAAAAACTGTTATATGGTTGAAAAGCAAGAAGTTAACGCTTATTTAATTGCTGCATACCACTCAGTACTTATTGAAAAATCAGTACTTGATGCATTAACAAAAGAGGCTTAA
- a CDS encoding 50S ribosomal protein L23, with protein sequence MADITDIKAILYTEKTIELQENGVIVVQTSPRMTKNGLKEVFKEYFGVTPSKVNSLRQNGKVKRFKGKIGKRADFKKFYVTLPEGAAIANLSA encoded by the coding sequence ATGGCAGATATTACAGATATTAAAGCAATATTATATACAGAAAAAACAATTGAGCTTCAAGAAAATGGTGTAATCGTTGTTCAAACTAGTCCTAGAATGACTAAAAACGGTTTAAAAGAAGTATTTAAAGAGTATTTTGGAGTAACACCTTCAAAAGTAAATTCTTTAAGACAAAATGGTAAAGTGAAAAGATTTAAAGGGAAAATCGGTAAAAGAGCTGATTTCAAAAAATTCTATGTAACATTACCAGAGGGCGCAGCAATTGCGAACCTTTCAGCTTAA